The following proteins come from a genomic window of Micromonospora zamorensis:
- a CDS encoding helix-turn-helix domain-containing protein, which translates to MPPAAPSPILRRRRLGVELRRLREAAGLTGDQVIERIGWASASKLSRLENGRSRPDPQDVGDLLDLYGVDQAVHDELLGITSEAGDMRGWLKNFPVMTQQQRSWAELEAGCAEISEYNPVLVPGLLQTPGYAQVRIVSARQVGAGAGEPEPDDEPETEVQARMARQSLLTREPHAPRYTAVLEEAALGRRAGPPEVLHEQLLQLCELALLPNVTLHVLLRDTQIGNWYLPPTAFSVYRFADPLDPETLAIEGGFTDVMSTEAIALNRYKVVFEWLCTSALNAEDTLSWLIESTGRLTEAAPPSTVAFGPATAPTQRRRASGRLTDR; encoded by the coding sequence GTGCCTCCTGCCGCACCCAGCCCGATCCTGCGTCGTCGCCGATTGGGCGTCGAGCTGCGCCGCCTGCGTGAGGCCGCGGGCCTCACCGGCGACCAGGTGATCGAGCGTATCGGTTGGGCCTCCGCGTCCAAACTGTCCCGCCTGGAGAACGGCCGCAGCCGACCGGACCCGCAGGACGTCGGCGACCTGTTGGATCTCTACGGCGTCGACCAGGCGGTGCACGACGAGTTGCTCGGCATCACCAGCGAGGCCGGCGACATGCGCGGCTGGTTGAAGAACTTCCCGGTGATGACGCAGCAGCAGCGCAGTTGGGCCGAGCTGGAGGCGGGCTGCGCCGAGATCTCCGAATACAACCCGGTGCTGGTGCCCGGCCTGTTGCAGACCCCGGGCTACGCCCAGGTCCGGATCGTCTCCGCCCGGCAGGTGGGCGCGGGCGCGGGCGAGCCCGAGCCCGACGACGAGCCGGAGACCGAGGTGCAGGCGCGGATGGCCCGTCAGTCGTTGCTGACCCGTGAGCCGCACGCGCCCCGCTACACCGCAGTGCTGGAGGAGGCCGCTCTCGGCCGCCGCGCCGGGCCGCCCGAGGTGCTGCACGAACAACTGCTCCAGCTCTGTGAGCTGGCCCTGCTGCCGAACGTGACGCTGCACGTGCTGCTTCGCGACACCCAGATCGGCAATTGGTACCTCCCGCCGACCGCGTTCTCGGTCTACCGGTTCGCCGATCCTCTCGATCCGGAGACATTGGCCATCGAAGGTGGCTTCACCGACGTCATGTCGACCGAGGCAATCGCGCTAAATCGCTATAAAGTGGTGTTCGAGTGGCTATGCACGTCGGCACTGAACGCCGAGGACACCCTCTCCTGGCTGATCGAGTCAACGGGACGGCTGACCGAGGCGGCGCCCCCATCCACAGTGGCGTTCGGGCCGGCAACGGCGCCGACCCAGCGCCGCCGGGCCTCGGGGCGGCTGACGGATCGGTGA
- a CDS encoding DUF397 domain-containing protein, with the protein MNDIRNTPSVSAHSLADAPWRTSTRSQTSNCVEVAPLNAGPSAVALRDSKDRGGPVLLFNRAGWLGFITGAKKGQFDLN; encoded by the coding sequence ATGAATGACATCCGTAACACGCCGTCCGTCTCCGCTCACTCGCTGGCGGATGCCCCGTGGCGTACCAGCACACGCAGCCAGACCTCCAACTGCGTGGAGGTCGCCCCACTCAACGCCGGTCCGTCGGCGGTCGCACTGCGCGACAGCAAGGACCGAGGCGGCCCGGTGCTGCTGTTCAACCGCGCAGGGTGGCTCGGTTTCATCACCGGAGCCAAGAAGGGCCAGTTCGATCTGAACTGA
- the nudC gene encoding NAD(+) diphosphatase, protein MSGEAAPPLARSTLDRAAHRRGDSQWLTEAWLRGRVLLLDSTDEGRTLARTDTSPPVLVLFGAADVPAGSESTAMFLGVEPDGVPVFAVDAPLPALPGTRAVNLREVGHLLADREAGIFTTALALLNWHTRHGYSTSTGAPTAMDEAGWSRVDRNGGRIWPRTDPAMIVLVHDGVDGPDGRCLLGNNAGWPGTPGGRRYSCLAGYVEPGESAEAAVLREVREEVGIGVERIGYVGSQAWPFPGSLMLGFLATANPDDPVRVDPSEIAYARWFSRREIGAALAGRTVDVGDGAQLILPPPSSIALFLIHRWLDGWVDADR, encoded by the coding sequence GTGAGTGGGGAGGCGGCGCCGCCGTTGGCGCGGTCCACGCTGGATCGGGCTGCCCACCGGCGGGGCGACTCGCAGTGGCTGACCGAGGCGTGGCTGCGTGGCCGGGTGCTGCTGCTCGACTCGACCGACGAGGGTCGCACGTTGGCCCGCACCGACACGTCGCCACCGGTGTTGGTGCTGTTCGGTGCGGCCGACGTGCCGGCCGGGTCCGAGTCGACGGCGATGTTCCTCGGTGTCGAACCGGACGGGGTGCCGGTCTTCGCGGTCGACGCGCCGCTGCCGGCGTTGCCGGGGACCCGCGCGGTCAACCTGCGCGAGGTGGGCCACCTGCTGGCCGACCGGGAGGCCGGCATCTTCACCACGGCGTTGGCGCTGCTCAACTGGCACACCCGGCACGGCTACTCGACGAGCACCGGGGCGCCGACCGCGATGGACGAGGCGGGTTGGTCCCGGGTGGACCGTAACGGTGGGCGGATCTGGCCGCGTACCGACCCGGCGATGATCGTGCTGGTGCACGACGGTGTGGATGGCCCGGACGGTCGCTGCCTGCTCGGCAACAACGCCGGTTGGCCGGGCACCCCGGGCGGCCGGCGCTATTCCTGCCTGGCCGGCTACGTCGAGCCCGGCGAGTCGGCGGAGGCCGCCGTGCTGCGCGAGGTCCGCGAGGAGGTGGGCATCGGGGTCGAGCGCATCGGGTACGTGGGCAGCCAGGCGTGGCCGTTCCCCGGCTCGCTGATGCTGGGCTTCCTGGCCACCGCGAACCCGGACGATCCGGTGCGGGTCGACCCGTCCGAGATCGCGTACGCCCGGTGGTTCTCGCGCCGGGAGATCGGGGCGGCGCTGGCCGGGCGGACGGTGGACGTGGGTGACGGTGCCCAGCTGATCCTGCCGCCGCCGTCGTCGATCGCGTTGTTCCTCATCCACCGGTGGCTGGACGGCTGGGTGGACGCCGACCGGTGA
- a CDS encoding M16 family metallopeptidase, with protein sequence MTTTTAPGPRTLPPLGPTRKLKVPKQAERTLRNGLTVIAVRRPAVPLVELRLWVPFGRVHLARGAMLSQTMLSGTETMTSVQLAAELQKVGGGLSAGVDPDRLMLSGAGLVTGLDRMLELLAEVLTSASYPSDEVATERDRLVDRIQVAQSQPAHLAREALLKRIYGRHPYATQTPEPGQIRAVRPAALRTLHAERVHPAGAQLVLVGDVQPEKALDAAERALGGWAGAGRVAELPATPPLEPGPLLLVDRPGSVQSSLRIALPAVSRTDPDHAPLQLANLIFGGYFSSRWVENIREDKGYTYGPHSGIEHSVAGSVLVASAEVATEVTGPALLETTYELGRLASLPPKPEELEQARQYALGTLQLGMSTQAGLAALTSAYAGNGLRLDFLAEYAARLAKASIDDVARAGARYLAPARAAIVVLGDAERVTPGLAALTPVHTEPKQ encoded by the coding sequence GTGACTACGACCACCGCTCCCGGGCCGCGTACGCTGCCGCCGCTGGGGCCGACCCGCAAGCTCAAGGTGCCCAAGCAGGCCGAACGTACGCTGCGCAACGGTCTCACCGTGATCGCCGTACGCCGGCCCGCCGTGCCGCTGGTCGAGTTGCGGCTCTGGGTTCCGTTCGGTCGGGTGCATCTGGCTCGCGGCGCGATGCTCTCGCAGACGATGCTCTCCGGCACCGAGACGATGACGAGCGTGCAGCTCGCCGCCGAGTTGCAGAAGGTGGGTGGCGGGCTCTCCGCGGGCGTCGACCCGGACCGGCTGATGCTCTCGGGCGCCGGGCTGGTCACCGGCCTGGACCGGATGCTGGAGCTGCTGGCCGAGGTGCTGACCAGCGCCAGCTACCCGAGCGACGAGGTGGCCACCGAACGGGACCGACTGGTCGACCGGATCCAGGTGGCGCAGAGCCAGCCGGCGCATCTGGCCCGGGAGGCGCTGCTGAAGCGGATCTACGGCCGGCACCCGTACGCGACGCAGACCCCGGAGCCGGGCCAGATCCGCGCCGTCCGACCGGCGGCGTTGCGCACCCTGCACGCGGAGCGGGTCCACCCGGCCGGCGCGCAGTTGGTGCTGGTCGGTGACGTGCAGCCGGAGAAGGCCCTGGACGCCGCCGAGCGGGCGCTCGGCGGTTGGGCCGGCGCCGGGCGTGTGGCCGAGCTGCCGGCGACGCCGCCGCTGGAGCCGGGCCCACTGCTGCTGGTCGACCGTCCGGGCTCGGTGCAGTCCTCGCTGCGGATCGCGCTTCCGGCCGTGTCCCGCACCGACCCCGACCACGCCCCGCTGCAACTGGCCAACCTGATCTTCGGCGGTTACTTCTCCTCCCGTTGGGTGGAGAACATCCGCGAGGACAAGGGCTACACGTACGGCCCGCACTCGGGGATCGAGCACTCCGTGGCCGGGTCGGTCCTGGTGGCCTCCGCCGAGGTGGCCACCGAGGTCACCGGGCCGGCGCTGCTGGAGACGACGTACGAGTTGGGCCGGTTGGCGTCGCTGCCACCGAAGCCCGAGGAGTTGGAGCAGGCCCGTCAGTACGCCCTGGGCACTCTCCAGCTCGGCATGTCCACCCAGGCCGGGTTGGCGGCGTTGACCAGCGCGTACGCGGGCAACGGGCTGCGCCTCGACTTCCTCGCCGAGTATGCGGCGAGGTTGGCGAAGGCGAGCATCGACGATGTCGCGCGTGCCGGCGCCCGGTACCTGGCACCGGCTCGGGCGGCGATCGTGGTGCTCGGTGACGCCGAGCGGGTCACCCCGGGCCTCGCCGCGCTGACTCCGGTCCACACCGAGCCGAAACAGTGA
- a CDS encoding M16 family metallopeptidase: MAARRSRIPATKYPVERFTLDNGLRVVLTPDRSAPVIGVAVVYDVGIRSEPEGRTGFAHLFEHLMFQGSENLEKLAHFRHVQGAGGTFNGSTHLDYTDYFETLPSNALERALFLEADRMRGPRLTEENLRNQVDVVKEEIRVNVLNRPYGGFPWLTLPPVMFDTFPNAHDGYGSFDDLESATVADAADFFRRYYASGNAVLAVSGDIDVAEATELVTRHFGDVPARPAPKRPDFTEPELTAERRTSYTDALAPLPAVAGAWRVPDPVTDFAGYLPYVVLAEVLTDGDASRLVERLVQRDRTVTSLGGYLGFMGDPFDVRDPTALLLQAHLPPGGDVDKVLRTIDEELDRLATDGLTDGELARTQARMATHLLRDTDAVLGRALQMAVLEQQRGEPGLLNELPRLVGDVTEDQVRAAAATLRPERRAAIEVIAGGAR, translated from the coding sequence GTGGCGGCGCGGAGATCCAGAATTCCAGCGACGAAGTATCCGGTCGAGCGGTTCACCCTCGACAACGGCCTGCGGGTGGTGCTCACCCCTGATCGCAGTGCCCCGGTGATCGGGGTGGCGGTGGTCTACGACGTCGGCATCCGCTCGGAGCCGGAGGGGCGCACGGGCTTCGCCCATCTCTTCGAGCACCTCATGTTCCAGGGTTCGGAAAACCTGGAGAAGCTGGCCCACTTCCGGCACGTGCAGGGCGCTGGTGGCACCTTCAACGGCTCCACCCACCTGGACTACACCGACTACTTCGAGACGCTGCCGAGCAATGCGCTGGAACGCGCGCTGTTCCTGGAGGCGGACCGGATGCGTGGCCCCCGACTGACCGAGGAGAACCTGCGCAACCAGGTCGACGTGGTCAAGGAGGAGATCCGGGTCAACGTCCTCAACCGGCCGTACGGCGGCTTCCCCTGGCTGACCCTGCCGCCGGTCATGTTCGACACCTTCCCGAACGCGCACGACGGCTACGGCTCCTTCGACGACCTGGAGTCGGCGACCGTCGCCGACGCTGCGGACTTCTTCCGCCGCTACTACGCCAGCGGCAACGCGGTCCTCGCCGTCAGCGGTGACATCGACGTGGCCGAGGCGACCGAGCTGGTCACCCGGCACTTCGGTGACGTGCCAGCCCGACCGGCGCCGAAACGGCCCGACTTCACCGAGCCCGAGCTGACCGCCGAGCGGCGCACCTCGTACACCGATGCCCTGGCGCCGCTGCCGGCCGTGGCCGGCGCGTGGCGCGTGCCCGACCCGGTCACCGACTTCGCCGGCTACCTGCCGTACGTGGTGCTGGCCGAGGTGCTCACCGACGGCGACGCGTCGCGGCTGGTCGAGCGGCTGGTGCAGCGCGACCGCACGGTGACCAGCCTCGGCGGATACCTCGGCTTCATGGGTGACCCGTTCGACGTCCGCGACCCCACAGCGCTGCTGTTGCAGGCGCATCTGCCGCCCGGGGGCGACGTGGACAAGGTGCTGCGCACCATCGACGAGGAGTTGGACCGGCTGGCCACCGACGGGCTGACCGACGGTGAGCTGGCCCGCACCCAGGCCCGGATGGCGACCCATCTGCTGCGGGACACCGACGCGGTTCTCGGTCGGGCGCTGCAGATGGCCGTGCTGGAGCAGCAACGCGGCGAACCGGGCCTGCTCAACGAGTTGCCCCGGCTGGTCGGCGACGTCACCGAGGACCAGGTCCGGGCCGCCGCGGCCACTCTGCGGCCGGAGCGCCGGGCCGCCATCGAGGTCATTGCCGGAGGCGCCCGGTGA
- a CDS encoding LLM class flavin-dependent oxidoreductase: MSFHWFLPTSGDGDQVGAATVSAGAARHDRAATVAYLAEVGRAAETHGFTAVLTPVGAGCPDPWIVCAAVAQHTERLGMLVAVRAGFALPTLIAQQAEAFQAVSGGRLSLNIVTGGDPAEQRAYGDFLGHDDRYARTGEFIEALRRAWAGRPFDYAGRHYRVDQGGLATPLAEPPPVYFGGASPAAETVAARQADVYLMWGEPPTSIAARVARVRALAAEQGRTLRTGLRLHVIARPTGAEAWAEADRLLAGMSPERIAAAQARFRRMDSVGQARMAALNAGRTDGLTVAPNLWAGVGLVREGAGTALVGSYAEVAARIDEYAALGVDEFVLSGWPHREEAERVGAEVLPRVRPTPERHHVAGDERRVGAR, from the coding sequence ATGAGCTTCCATTGGTTCCTGCCCACCTCTGGCGACGGCGACCAGGTCGGTGCCGCCACCGTCAGCGCGGGCGCCGCCCGGCACGACCGGGCCGCCACCGTGGCCTACCTGGCCGAGGTCGGCCGGGCCGCCGAGACGCACGGCTTCACCGCCGTGCTCACGCCCGTGGGCGCCGGCTGCCCCGACCCGTGGATCGTCTGCGCGGCGGTCGCCCAGCACACCGAGCGGCTCGGCATGCTGGTCGCCGTTCGGGCCGGCTTCGCGCTGCCCACCCTGATCGCCCAACAGGCCGAGGCGTTCCAGGCCGTCTCCGGTGGCCGGCTGTCGCTCAACATCGTCACCGGCGGCGACCCGGCCGAGCAGCGGGCGTACGGCGACTTCCTCGGGCACGACGACCGCTACGCGCGCACCGGAGAGTTCATCGAGGCGCTCCGCCGCGCCTGGGCCGGCCGGCCCTTCGACTACGCCGGGAGGCACTACCGGGTCGACCAGGGCGGCCTGGCCACCCCGCTCGCCGAGCCACCGCCGGTCTACTTCGGCGGCGCGTCCCCGGCCGCCGAGACGGTGGCCGCCCGACAGGCCGACGTGTACCTGATGTGGGGCGAACCGCCGACGTCGATCGCCGCCCGGGTCGCCCGGGTCCGGGCGCTCGCCGCCGAGCAGGGCCGCACCCTGCGCACCGGTCTGCGGCTGCACGTCATCGCCCGACCCACCGGCGCCGAGGCGTGGGCGGAGGCCGACCGGCTGCTTGCCGGGATGAGTCCCGAGCGGATCGCCGCCGCACAGGCCAGGTTCCGCCGGATGGACTCGGTGGGTCAGGCCCGGATGGCCGCGCTCAACGCCGGTCGCACCGACGGGCTCACCGTCGCGCCGAATCTCTGGGCCGGCGTCGGCCTGGTCCGCGAGGGCGCCGGCACCGCGCTGGTCGGCAGCTACGCCGAGGTGGCGGCCCGCATCGACGAGTACGCGGCACTCGGCGTCGACGAGTTCGTCCTCTCCGGCTGGCCGCACCGGGAGGAGGCCGAGCGGGTCGGCGCCGAGGTGCTGCCCCGTGTCCGCCCAACACCCGAGCGGCATCACGTGGCGGGTGATGAACGGCGCGTGGGGGCGCGGTAA